The Gossypium arboreum isolate Shixiya-1 chromosome 4, ASM2569848v2, whole genome shotgun sequence DNA segment TTTAACGTACTTAGAGAGCCCATTAATAATTTAGGTCCGGTAGATACTCGCACAACATCCCCTATTCTTAAATCCGCACTCACTTTCTCACAATTAGATACAAAATTATCTATTTTTGAAACAGTAGTCCATCGTTAATCACTATAACCATGTGTCTAAACCCAAATTAACCATTATAACCATGTCTCTAAACCCTAGTTAATCATTGCAAGGTGGGAAAAAAGTGTAATCTGACTTGGATTTCAAAAAGATttgtctttttcctttttttttagaaaaagatTTATCAACAAAACCAGAGTCCAAATTCCATATAAACACTTGCAGCTGGGTGAGAGAAagcgagagaaaaagaaaatcaatttttttattcgaaAAAAGATATCCATGGCAGAGACAGCAATCAACTCTAAGCCTAAAAACTCAAGATGGTTTCTCAATGGAATGACTGCCCTTGTCACCGGTGGCACTCGAGGAATTGGGTTGGTTCTTTCTCACTATTTTCTCTTatcatttcctttttattttccctaaaaagttttttttttttggatgaaACCCGAtgttcgatttttttttttactgattgttttatgtttgatttcCAATATTTATCTGATTATTTGCTTTAAATGGTCAAAAGTTTTGATTTTTAGATAAAACCCAATGTTTAAAgttgtatttttattttgttttctggTTGTTGCTTCAAGGCATGCTATAGTGGAAGAACTTGCAGGGCTTGGGGCTTCTGTTTACACATGTTCAAGGAATGGAGATGAGTTGaataagtgtttgaaagaatggGAAAGCAAAGGGTTTTTGGTTAATGGGTCAGTTTGTGATGCCTCGTCTAAAGACCAAAGGCTGAAACTGATAGACAACGTTGCCTCTGTTTTCAATGGGAAGCTTAACATTCTTGTAAGTCCCTTTGCCAATGTTTACCTTGTCTTGTAGACATTTATATGGATCATTTTGGGTCTTTATGTATGATTCTAATGATTTTGCCATTACTTCTCTTTAATTTGTTAAAATCTGTACATATGTTCTTATGTTGTTATGCGAATTTTTTGATTAGACACAACATTTACCTAGCCTTTTTATACTTGCCTAGGATCTAAGGTTTCTAGTGAATAGATTTGATTGAAGTCTCAATACCCTCCAAATACAAATACATgtaaaatctttttaaaaaaattatacataCCATGTATCAGACACTTTTCTGTATCTAACACTCACCTCCAAATCTGTTCATAAGCTGTAAATCATTTGATGAATATGATGCTCTTATCAAACGTGTCGTGTTTATATACTGCTTTCGTACTTATCGAATGTGCTGTGTTGTATTTTTGTATCGTGTCGGAGTGTAGGTCAATAATGTGGGAACAAACATCAGGAAGCCAACAGTTGAGTACACCGCGGAAGAATATTCAAAGCTGATGTCAACAAACTTCGAATCTTCATACCATTTCTGCCAACTTGCGCATCCACTTCTAAAAGCATCTGGAAAAGGCAGCATTGTGTTTATTTCGTCTGTTGCAGGTTTAACCCATGTTGGCAGTGGATCCATTTATGCACCAACTAAAGGTAACTTATTTTCTTAACTGGCCCTTCTCTACCTCCTATTTGAATATTAATACTTTGATATCCACTATTTGAATTCGCATTACTTGTATGGATAATGAATTTGAATATCCAAATCCTCATCCATTATCCACTTATTTGTTAAATGCAGATATTTTTAAAATGTAGGCTTAACTTATACCAAATAATGATTTAATGGATTTCGGTATTGGATAGTTAATGTTATTTAATTTAGATTTAGATAGTAATATTCGGAGTTAATGAAAACAATAAACGAATTGTTATGTGAATTTGGgttcaaatatttcataaaaaatgCAGATATTCAGTCTACTGCATTCTCAAATTTTGtaagttattttttatatatttggaaGATCATACCCTCACTCCATGCTCGAATAATGTCTGGTATTTGTTGTTTGGCAGCTGCTATTAATCAGCTCACAAAAAGCTTGGCCTGTGAATGGGCAAAGGATAATATCAGGACCAACTGTGTTGCTCCCTGGTACATCAGAACCTCACTTGTTGAACGTGTAAGGTTTCCCATTTTTATTCATTCATTTATCGCCATTTTATAGGGTTTATTTATATGTTTTGCATCTTATTTTCTGTGACTTCTGACAGATTAACAAAATAGTGATTAGTCCTTTCTGTTGCTGTTATATATGTGTTTACACAGTTGCTTGAAAAGAAAGAATTTATGGAAAAAGTAATATCTCGAACGCCACTTGAACGGATTGGAGAACCAGAAGAAGTGTCATCAATGGTAGCATATCTTTGCCTTCCGGCTGCTTCTTACATCACTGGACAGATCGTTTCTGTGGATGGAGGATTTACAGTGAATGGCTTCAATCCTTCAGTTGATCTTTTATCATAGTTTCTAATGCTAATACATAAATGTTGGACAAAACTACTATACTAGAAAATGAGTGAGGGTATGATCTcgtatttgattttattttcctttctttttgctTTGCGAGTTCTCCTCTCAACTCTCTGGCTGTGTTGGTTTCTATGGTGGATTTTGGGATTGGGGTGTTTATTTGCATTgttacttttaatattatttacaGCTTTATTGCAGTTAAATGGCAGATATTTGCTTGAATTCACAACATTCAAATTCGATCTTGAATGTTGTATCAtcgttattaatattttatgtgttatgtgTTGAAGTAATTAAGATGTAAACGAGAGATTTGTGCTcccatcattcaaaattgatttgaAATTGTCTCAAGTTTTATCTCAAAGAGTACTCGCCATTTTTTTTGTCTGTGTAACAACCAATGTAGTGCAGTACGTCTTTAAATTTACTTCTGCAACATATGGAGAAACCAATTTACTTGAAGTCTTAGTGATTTAGTGAAACACTCTAATAGAACTAGAGTTATCAGAGTAATTATTGTAAATACACAATGAATAGAGAAGTATAGAGTTTGAATCCTTTTGGACTCTTATTTTGTAGATAGACACTGTCGTaatcatttttttgaaaaaaacgggaATTGACTTAGGTTTTGGAAATGAAAGAAGGGGGTGTCGCCActaatcctttttgatgaggtgtgatcgagtcaccttaaattaatcattttaataaaagttaagatttactaaaacgataatttttggtctacgaaaattagaaaatgagttcgggagtcggttacgcacgaggaaggattagcacccccgatgcgcccaaaattggtacctagttgattaattagtgtcttagtgtcgaaaattgaaaacttgaaagactttgaaatacgatccctcttttgtGAAGTCAATATTTAAACGTTAAAGACATTCTCGTCTCGAGGCAACAAcatgtcatatccagtgagttaggatacgGCATCTCGAACTTTTGAGTATGAGCttgtcttttatttaaaattaatgtattttaacttcttttaaaaggatattcggttagagTGAACGAgga contains these protein-coding regions:
- the LOC108457800 gene encoding tropinone reductase homolog At5g06060-like, which gives rise to MAETAINSKPKNSRWFLNGMTALVTGGTRGIGHAIVEELAGLGASVYTCSRNGDELNKCLKEWESKGFLVNGSVCDASSKDQRLKLIDNVASVFNGKLNILVNNVGTNIRKPTVEYTAEEYSKLMSTNFESSYHFCQLAHPLLKASGKGSIVFISSVAGLTHVGSGSIYAPTKAAINQLTKSLACEWAKDNIRTNCVAPWYIRTSLVERLLEKKEFMEKVISRTPLERIGEPEEVSSMVAYLCLPAASYITGQIVSVDGGFTVNGFNPSVDLLS